The Mycetohabitans endofungorum genome contains a region encoding:
- the rpsR gene encoding 30S ribosomal protein S18, with translation MARPTGKKFDKRRQQQNPLFKRKKFCRFTAAGVEYIDYKDIETLKDFIGENGKITPARLTGTKAHYQRQLDTAIKRARFLALLPYTDLHKA, from the coding sequence ATGGCTCGTCCCACTGGTAAGAAATTTGACAAGCGTCGCCAGCAACAGAACCCGCTGTTCAAGCGCAAGAAGTTCTGCCGCTTCACGGCAGCCGGCGTCGAGTACATCGACTACAAGGATATCGAGACGCTGAAGGACTTCATTGGCGAAAATGGTAAGATTACGCCGGCGCGCTTGACTGGCACGAAGGCTCACTATCAACGCCAGCTCGACACGGCGATCAAGCGGGCGCGTTTCCTCGCGCTGCTGCCGTACACGGACCTGCACAAGGCCTAA
- the priB gene encoding primosomal replication protein N, producing MSNRLQLVASVIERDPVRYTPAGVPIVNCVLRHESEVVEAGVSRRVELTIPALAAGDVSSKVAACGLGVHAHFDGFLARRHRNAKTLVFHITALQDIEKD from the coding sequence ATGTCGAACCGGTTGCAGCTCGTGGCGAGCGTCATTGAGCGCGATCCAGTGCGTTATACGCCAGCCGGCGTGCCAATCGTCAATTGCGTATTGCGGCACGAGTCGGAAGTCGTCGAGGCTGGTGTCAGTCGCCGCGTCGAGCTGACCATCCCGGCGCTGGCCGCCGGCGACGTCAGCAGCAAGGTGGCGGCATGCGGGTTGGGTGTTCATGCGCATTTCGACGGTTTTCTGGCCCGACGACACCGTAACGCGAAAACCCTGGTATTTCACATCACAGCATTGCAGGATATAGAAAAGGACTGA
- the rpsF gene encoding 30S ribosomal protein S6, whose amino-acid sequence MRHYEITFIVHPDQSEQVPAMIEKYKSTITSHGGQIHRIEDWGRRQLAYMIEKLAKAHYVCMNIECDQATLDELEHAFKFNDAVLRHLIVKMKKAETGPSPMMKEVQREEAKKAAAQPQTSEAQA is encoded by the coding sequence ATGCGTCACTATGAAATCACGTTCATCGTGCACCCCGATCAGAGCGAGCAGGTGCCCGCGATGATCGAGAAGTACAAGTCGACGATCACCAGCCACGGGGGCCAGATCCACCGTATCGAAGATTGGGGCCGCCGCCAGTTGGCCTACATGATCGAAAAGCTCGCGAAGGCGCACTACGTCTGCATGAACATCGAATGTGATCAAGCCACGCTCGACGAACTGGAACATGCGTTCAAGTTCAACGACGCGGTGCTGCGCCACCTGATCGTCAAGATGAAGAAGGCCGAGACCGGCCCGTCGCCAATGATGAAGGAAGTGCAGCGTGAGGAAGCGAAGAAGGCGGCTGCACAGCCGCAGACTTCCGAAGCGCAGGCATAA